One genomic window of Struthio camelus isolate bStrCam1 chromosome 1, bStrCam1.hap1, whole genome shotgun sequence includes the following:
- the LRRC10 gene encoding leucine-rich repeat-containing protein 10, translated as MGNSLKAVVAFVPSNECQKYLLEDLEEMPADKMVDLSGRQLRRLPLHICSFRELVKLYLSDNNLNHLPPELEQLQNLQILALDFNNFKALPLVVCTLKQLCILYLGNNKLCNLPLELRLLQNLKTLWIESNCLQYLPEVVCELSLLKTLHAGSNALRALPSQLRCLQELRTIWLSGNLLSEFPPVLLHMPFLEVIDVDRNAIRYFPSLAHLPGLKLVIYDHNPCRNAPKVAKGVRRVGRWSEESPEPRKRSGALVDISPEDMPLPPPTDKPELEIEPC; from the coding sequence ATGGGCAACAGTCTGAAGGCGGTTGTTGCTTTTGTGCCTTCTAATGAGTGCCAGAAGTACCTCCTGGAAGACCTAGAAGAGATGCCAGCGGATAAAATGGTAGATCTGAGCGGCAGGCAGCTGAGAAGGCTCCCTCTGCACATTTGCTCTTTTAGGGAGCTGGTCAAGCTATACCTGAGTGACAACAACCTGAACCACCTCCCCCCCGAGCTGGAGCAGTTGCAAAACCTACAGATCCTGGCACTGGATTTCAACAACTTCAAAGCGCTGCCCCTGGTCGTGTGCACACTGAAGCAGCTGTGCATCCTCTACCTGGGCAACAACAAGCTCTGCAACCTGCCCCTCGAGCTCCGGCTCTTGCAGAACCTCAAGACCCTCTGGATTGAGTCCAACTGCCTGCAGTACCTGCCCGAGGTGGTGTGTGAGCTCAGCCTCCTCAAGACACTGCATGCCGGCTCCAATGCGCTGCGTGCACTCCCCAGCCAGCTGCGGTGCCTGCAGGAGCTGCGCACCATCTGGCTCTCGGGTAACCTGCTGTCTGAGTTCCCCCCCGTGCTCCTGCACATGCCTTTTCTAGAGGTGATCGACGTGGACCGCAACGCCATCCGGTACTTCCCCAGCCTGGCTCACCTCCCTGGCTTGAAGCTGGTGATCTACGACCACAACCCCTGTCGGAACGCACCCAAAGTGGCCAAAGGGGTGCGCAGGGTGGGGAGATGGTCAGAAGAGAGTCCTGAGCCCCGCAAGCGGTCCGGGGCCCTGGTAGACATCTCACCCGAGGACATGCCGTTGCCACCTCCCACCGACAAGCCCGAGCTGGAGATAGAGCCTTGCTGA